The sequence below is a genomic window from Arthrobacter sp. U41.
GGGTGTCCTGACGGTCGCGACGGCGTCGGCCAGTGAGACGGTTTCCATCCCCAACCCTGCTGCCGGCTCGTACACGATCTACGCGAACCTGTACTCCAGCCCGGACGGCGAGGCCCGCAAGGCATCCGTGGACGCGGCCGTTCTCGGTGCCAATGAGAACAACGCCACGCTCACGCCGAACCCGCTGGTGCTGCCCAACGGAGAGACGGGCAAGGTCACGCTGAACTGGACCGGACTTGAACCCGGCTCCTACATCGGACGGATCACCTTCGCTGGAGCCAGCGAGGCGACGTTCGTCAGTGTCCTGGTGAACAGCGCCGGCACGGCTTCTGTCGCGCCGACGTCGGAAGGCTCAGCCGGGCAGTCCAAGCTCCAGAACCAGGAGCTGGACCGCCCGAACAACGCCATCTAGGCGGAGTCCCACCCTGAGAACAGGGGCAATGGCCGGCGGTTTCCACCGCCGGCCATTGCCCTTTAACTTTGCCCTTTGGGTGCCAGGACTGAAGTGGCGTGGCCGGGCTAGATCGCGCCGGTGGAACCGGCAACCCCGCCCAGCAGCGGCGCCATGGCACGCCAGCGGGCGATCTCGCAGCCGTCGGTGCGGCTGAACTGGCTGTTGACCTCCCGGTCCAGGAACCAGCCGGTCACGATCGCCACCTGCGGACCGCCGTACTGCTGGGTGCACATTTTCGGCGGACCGGGCCTGGGGAAGAAAATGTCCGCCCCGTGCTCCAGAACGGCAGCGAGCGCCGCCGCTGAATCCGGGAGCGTGCACCCCTCGGCCAGGGAACCGCCGCTTGCCTCCAGCTGGAACACGTGTTCCGGGGCGCCCGGGGCCTCGGTCAGGCGGACGGTGAGATCGATCTCGTGGCGGCTCTGGCTGCGGGGTGCGGCGGTCATTACGGTCCTTCCGTGCGTTCGGTGGCAGGGCGAGGGCCGGAACCCGTCGACGGGATCAGGGGTGTCAGCTCCCGCAGCAGCCGCTGGCGCAGTTTCTGCGATTCGGCGGCGAAAACCCGCTGGTATTCAACGTACTCGGCCTTTCCCTCGGCCGTTTCGATCGGGATGGCGGGATAGCCCCACTCATTCAGGTCATAGGGGGACGCCTGCATGTCCATCGCCCTGATCCGCCAGGAGAGCTCGAAGCAGTCCATCACCAGCTCGCTGGGCAGCAGCGGGGAGAGCTTGTAGGCCCACTTGTACAGGTCCATGTTGGCGTGCAGGCAGCCGGGCTGTTCCATCGTCCGCTGGTTCTCCCGGCTTGGCTGCAGGCTGTTCAGCGTCACGGCGTCCGGGGTGTAAAAACGGAAGGCATCGAAGTGCGAGCAGCGGATCCGGTTCGTCTCGACCACCTCGTCGGTCCGTTCGGAGCCCAGCCGCAGCTGGAGGTACTCATGGCGGAGCTCGAATTTGTCCTGCCGGTAGACCATGGCCCATTCGTGCAGCCCGAAGCAGCCGAACTGGGCCGGCCGCGCCGCCGTGCCGGCCAGGATGATCCCGGCGAACTGCAGGGCGTCGCGGCGGTCCTGTCCGAAGGCTGCGGTGTCGACCGTGACGGCCGCGGCGCCCGCCGGCAGGCCCGCCGCGGCGAGGGCGCCGGCGTCGGGAGTGCCGTAGTACTTCCAGCCGGCGCGCTCAGCCGCGGCAGGACCTGAGAGCACGACGCCGGCGCCAGGGTGCCAGCGCAGCAGCTGGCCTGGTTTTTGGGTGTAGTAGGTGAAGAGGAAGTCTTCGACCGGGTGCTTCTTGCCCGCGGACCGGCGGGCAAGGTACGGGTCCGCGTAGCGCCGGACGCGCGCCTGGTGGGCGGCCTGGCGCTGCAGCCAGTCTTCCTGCGGCAGGTGCTGCAGCTTAGACAGCTCCGCCGGTGGAGCCAAGGACGTCCTTGGCGGCGTTCCAGTCGGCGATCTCGCAGCCGTCGCGCAGGCTGAAGCTCGCCTCGACGGCCTTGCCGTCCACGACGCCGGTGACTGTCGCCTCCTGCGGGCCGCCGTACTGCTGCGTGCAGG
It includes:
- a CDS encoding serine protease inhibitor, whose protein sequence is MTAAPRSQSRHEIDLTVRLTEAPGAPEHVFQLEASGGSLAEGCTLPDSAAALAAVLEHGADIFFPRPGPPKMCTQQYGGPQVAIVTGWFLDREVNSQFSRTDGCEIARWRAMAPLLGGVAGSTGAI
- a CDS encoding 3-methyladenine DNA glycosylase encodes the protein MAPPAELSKLQHLPQEDWLQRQAAHQARVRRYADPYLARRSAGKKHPVEDFLFTYYTQKPGQLLRWHPGAGVVLSGPAAAERAGWKYYGTPDAGALAAAGLPAGAAAVTVDTAAFGQDRRDALQFAGIILAGTAARPAQFGCFGLHEWAMVYRQDKFELRHEYLQLRLGSERTDEVVETNRIRCSHFDAFRFYTPDAVTLNSLQPSRENQRTMEQPGCLHANMDLYKWAYKLSPLLPSELVMDCFELSWRIRAMDMQASPYDLNEWGYPAIPIETAEGKAEYVEYQRVFAAESQKLRQRLLRELTPLIPSTGSGPRPATERTEGP